The Limnospira fusiformis SAG 85.79 genomic interval TGGGATTGTCAAGTTTTAACCAACTACTCGGATTTTAACTTAGGTTGTAAACAGCGAGTCGCCAGTGGGCTCAATTGGGTGTTTAGTTTAGTGGAAGAAGCGATTATCTTAGAAGATGACTGTATCCCGGATATCAGCTTTTTTAAATTTTGCCAAGAGTTATTAATCCGCTATCGTCATGATCACCAAATTTTCCAAATTACCGGAGAAAATACCCACGGCTATCAATCGGCAAATTCCAGCTATTATTTTTCCCAGTATAGCTTTTATTGGGGATGGGCGACATGGCGGCGAGCTTGGCGGTTATTTGACCCGGATTTAAAGTCTTGGCTAACCAAGTGCGATCGCCATTGGTTAAGAGATTTATTGGGAAGTCAAGACCGCGCCGAATATTGGGCAGAAATCTTTGATTTAACCTACAATGGTTTTAATTCCTGGGGATGGGCTTGGACATTTACTTGTTTGGTGAATCGAGGTTTATGTATCATTCCCAATCAGAACTTAATTTCTAATGTTGGTTTTGGCGCAGATGCCGCCCATACCACCTGGGAAGTTGATGAAATCGCCAATTTACCTACCCAATCAATTAGCTTTCCGCTGAAACACCCCACCGCCATCACCATCAACATGGAAGCTGAAACCGTTATTGATAAAATGCGGTTTACGGGTCGCAAATATATCAGAACCATGCGCGAAACAGCGATGGATTTAAGCCAGCAAGGACAGCACCAAAAGGCTTTAGAGATTTGGGAACAATGTATTAAGTTGCGATCGGATTTAAGCGAGTTTTACTATCAAAAAGCCTGCTGCTTACAGAAAATAGGTAATTCTCAACAGGCGATACAATGCCTGCATCAGTTATTAAAATCTCATCCAGACCACCAACCCGCTAAATCATTATTAAATACCATCATCAAAAAATATCATAATTCGTCCCCGTTACCCACTCAAAATCAACAGCAGCGTTTTTTGGTTTACACCATGGGACAAGTCGGTTCAACTTCGATTTCCACATCTTTAAAAAACTACACTTCACAAGTCTATGATATTCATTTCTTAGATGAAACTTATCTCCAAAAAAATATGCACAAAGGGCATTGTGTGGATGGCTATTTTGTGTTCAAAAACTGGTTAGGAGAACCCTTAAAAATTATTTCCATGGTCAGAAATCCCATTGCTGTCAATGTTAGTGGCTTTTTTCAAAACCTCGATACATATTACCCCCATTTAAGCCAAGAAGAAATTCTACAGTTGAGTATTGAAGAACTGATTAATAAATTTTGCACATTAAACCCCAACTTTCCCCTACATTGGTTTGACATAGAATTCAATAAATGCTTAAATTTTGATATTTACAGCCAGCCTTTTTCGATGTTAGGATGGCAAACCTACTTACATGAATCTTACCATATTTTGATTATGCAAGCGGAACTAATGGATAGCCAAAAACAGGAGGTTATCCGAATGTTTACAGGTATCACCAACTGGCAACTAGAAAACCAAAATATGAGTTCCCAGAAGTGGTATAGTAACCGATTTCAAGAATTTAAGGAAAAACTGGTGCTTCCCAAAGACTATTTAGACAAGATGTTAAGTTCCAAGTTTACCCGGCATTTTTATAGCCAGTCACAAATTCAGGAATTTTATAAATTCTGAAGCACAAAAACAGGTTGTTCATAAGAAAAAGCTCCCAGGGGCTTATTGACTATCAAAGACTCGGAAAACCCGAAACTGTCCACCGTTTTCCAGCCTTCCAACATCATTGGCAAGCGGATCTTACCATAAATGCGATGAGCATTCCAAACCAGACAATCTTGACCCACAGGAACAGAGAAAAACAAGAGATTAAATCCAGCCAGGGAAATGGGGATGAAGTGCGATCGCTTTCTGAAAAGCATCCACGGCCTCTTCTAGCTTACGGCTCGGCAGCAGTTGATTACCCCTCACTAAATGGCTGACCAATTGGCTGACTCCCCAGATAAAGCATATGCAATGCCGAAACCATCGGCTATTATACCAAAACATGGGAGACAGCGTTAACGACAGCATCTACTGAAACACTACATTCTGTTTTATGGTAATGAAGATGCTTTTGCGCCTCATCTACTTCAGCTACAATATAAGCATATTTATGGTTCAAAACCTGGCTTAAACGCCAATAGCAAATGTTAATATAGTTTTCTGGAAATATCTCAATTACTGTGCAGTTAGAAGAAGCAAATACTATGTTAGTTAAGCCAGCTCCGTGTGGACTAACTATGACCTTGGCATTAGCAAAAGTCTGAATTTGTTGCTCATAGGAAAGACGACCAGGGGTAACTTTAACAAATCCTAATTTTTCAAGAGCGCTAAACACTTCATATTCATTCAATAACTTTCTGCGACTGGGTTGGTCTTCTCGACTAATAAATATCAATTCTGGTAAATCCTTGATGGGATTCTTAACATTTTCCCAATAATAATCTTTAACTGAATCAAACACTTTTTTTATCTGGGGGGGTAGTACAAAAGCTATGCCTGATAAGTATGACGAATAAACAAGAGATCGACATAAAAGCGTTTCATTACCTACCGGCTCTAGGGCTGATAAATCTATTCCAAGTAACTGCAAACTTCTTTTTTGCCAATTATTCAAGTCACGATAAATTACTCTAAATTTGCCTGAGTTAATTTTTGTTTTTAAATAATAAGCTACTGGTAATAAATTAATGTGCCAGTGATAATAGTTATTAGCGAAACCTGCCGCAAGTAGTATCGTTGGCTCATTAATAATCCGAGGTTTGATATCCTCCGTCAGCATCAGTATTCCTTTGTCGCTTTGATCAGATAAAGCCTGCCAGTTGACTAGATATAATGAATCCTGCCAATATTTTATCATCCGAGAAATTACCAAAGATGGGCTAGAAGGAAGTACCAAAGTCCAGGGGAAGCGAGCTAAATAAACAGGCTTGGGAGTATATATACTTTGAAACTTACTTGTTTTAACAGAAGAACCAAAACAAGCTTTTTGTATGATATTATCCACACCAAAATTGGTGACATTTTCATCTGAATTTGGCTTGTATATATAAACTTTTTCTTCTTCCGCAGCAAAGAGTAAATTTTCATTTTCAGCAATAACTATCTCTGAGCTATCTATAGCCATCGGTGAGAGCTTGATTTTGTTTTTATTAATGGATTGGGGTTCTAAAACCAGATTCAAACTCTTATGGTTGGCAAATTTACTCAACTGGTCATTTCTCAAGAGAATACATTTTCTTCCTTGCGTTATTATCCCCAAGTTCTTGCTTATGGCAAAATCACGAATAGCATTCCCTGTAGGAGGATGTGGAAAATCATCTCCAAATATAATCCCACCCTGACTCAGTAACGGATAAAAATTGTGCAGGTCGTTGGTCACAGATTCATAGTCATGGGCTGCATCAATATATATGAGATCGGCTTTGATTTCATTTCTATCAAAAAAAGCTGCTGCTGTTGCTGATACCATAGGAAATGGTATAATGTAGTCCTTTAATCCAGATCTAATAACATTGCTCAAAAATCTCTCGTACAAACTAGGATAACCATGTTTTAGATAAAGTTGATTACGCCATACTTCCTTTTCCCAGTGTTCTAGGCTACCCAGCCATGTATCCACGCAGAGTACACGAGAAGAATTAAGGTTTAAATCACGTAAATTTTGAGCCATTAAAATTGCTGAATGACCCTTCCAACTACCAACTTCAATAATTATCTGTGGCTTAATAGTTTCTATGAGAATTCTAAAGCAATCAACATCACTTAAAAAACTTTGGTTATCTACTGGCAACAAACTTGAAAAAGTTGAAGTTGGCAACTGCCCGTAAATTTTTTTAGCTAGTCGTTCAGATGAATTAATGTCTGAGTTTTCGATACTATTAACCGACTCTAACTCGGGCGCAAATTTATCCAAACTGGGATTCAAATCCGTTGCTTTCTGATAAGCTACTCTCGCTTCTTCTAAACGTCCCAACTGTTCTAAGGCTTCCCCTAGCTTGTAGTGAGACCAATGGAAATCGGGATGAAGTGCGATCGCTTTTTGATAAGCCGCTACAGCCTCTTCTAGCTTACCACTCCGCAGCAGTTGATTACCCCTATCTAAATCGCTGACCAATTGGCTGACTCCCCAGACTAAAGTATACATAAGGTAAAAGCCATTGGCTATTATACCAAAGCGGTAGATATTTGTCAAGTTTTCTAAGTATCGTGATCTGGTATGATGTGGGGTTGTTTATGGTATGATGCGGGGGTGTTTATGGTATGATGCGGGGGTGTTTACAGAAGGTGGATTCTCAACATACATCGCATCAGTACGAGAGGTAAAAATATGAGCAACAAAGTTATATCGCCCGAAACAGGTGACGATTTTGCGAAACTCATACATGAGGGTCATTTTGATTTCCTTGATTTTGGCTGTTCAAAAGGTGAATCTATTGGTTGGAGCCGAAAATTTTTGGGTGGCCGACGGGGCTTGGGTATTGACATTAACAAAAAGAAAGTGATAACCGCCCGTTCCGCCGGTTATGATGCGGTGATTTTCGATATCAACAATATTCCCCAAAAGAAATTAGTCAGATTTACAGTCATGTCTCACTTTCTAG includes:
- a CDS encoding glycosyltransferase 61 family protein, whose translation is MYTLVWGVSQLVSDLDRGNQLLRSGKLEEAVAAYQKAIALHPDFHWSHYKLGEALEQLGRLEEARVAYQKATDLNPSLDKFAPELESVNSIENSDINSSERLAKKIYGQLPTSTFSSLLPVDNQSFLSDVDCFRILIETIKPQIIIEVGSWKGHSAILMAQNLRDLNLNSSRVLCVDTWLGSLEHWEKEVWRNQLYLKHGYPSLYERFLSNVIRSGLKDYIIPFPMVSATAAAFFDRNEIKADLIYIDAAHDYESVTNDLHNFYPLLSQGGIIFGDDFPHPPTGNAIRDFAISKNLGIITQGRKCILLRNDQLSKFANHKSLNLVLEPQSINKNKIKLSPMAIDSSEIVIAENENLLFAAEEEKVYIYKPNSDENVTNFGVDNIIQKACFGSSVKTSKFQSIYTPKPVYLARFPWTLVLPSSPSLVISRMIKYWQDSLYLVNWQALSDQSDKGILMLTEDIKPRIINEPTILLAAGFANNYYHWHINLLPVAYYLKTKINSGKFRVIYRDLNNWQKRSLQLLGIDLSALEPVGNETLLCRSLVYSSYLSGIAFVLPPQIKKVFDSVKDYYWENVKNPIKDLPELIFISREDQPSRRKLLNEYEVFSALEKLGFVKVTPGRLSYEQQIQTFANAKVIVSPHGAGLTNIVFASSNCTVIEIFPENYINICYWRLSQVLNHKYAYIVAEVDEAQKHLHYHKTECSVSVDAVVNAVSHVLV
- a CDS encoding putative capsular polysaccharide synthesis family protein; amino-acid sequence: MPEIQSFTTPVVLLIFRRPDTTQKVFDVIRQVKPQQLLVIADGPEPGNDLEAEKCAQTRAIIDTVDWDCQVLTNYSDFNLGCKQRVASGLNWVFSLVEEAIILEDDCIPDISFFKFCQELLIRYRHDHQIFQITGENTHGYQSANSSYYFSQYSFYWGWATWRRAWRLFDPDLKSWLTKCDRHWLRDLLGSQDRAEYWAEIFDLTYNGFNSWGWAWTFTCLVNRGLCIIPNQNLISNVGFGADAAHTTWEVDEIANLPTQSISFPLKHPTAITINMEAETVIDKMRFTGRKYIRTMRETAMDLSQQGQHQKALEIWEQCIKLRSDLSEFYYQKACCLQKIGNSQQAIQCLHQLLKSHPDHQPAKSLLNTIIKKYHNSSPLPTQNQQQRFLVYTMGQVGSTSISTSLKNYTSQVYDIHFLDETYLQKNMHKGHCVDGYFVFKNWLGEPLKIISMVRNPIAVNVSGFFQNLDTYYPHLSQEEILQLSIEELINKFCTLNPNFPLHWFDIEFNKCLNFDIYSQPFSMLGWQTYLHESYHILIMQAELMDSQKQEVIRMFTGITNWQLENQNMSSQKWYSNRFQEFKEKLVLPKDYLDKMLSSKFTRHFYSQSQIQEFYKF
- a CDS encoding DUF268 domain-containing protein produces the protein MLFRKRSHFIPISLAGFNLLFFSVPVGQDCLVWNAHRIYGKIRLPMMLEGWKTVDSFGFSESLIVNKPLGAFSYEQPVFVLQNL